Within Chaetodon auriga isolate fChaAug3 chromosome 7, fChaAug3.hap1, whole genome shotgun sequence, the genomic segment TTTCTTTGGTTAGACTGTCCTCGTCtcccacactgtctctgaaATCATCCATGTGGAGGCTGCAGACGGACATTTTCTCAGCGTTTCTTCTTTGTGAGCTTCATTTCGCAGGAAGTCACTGTTTCCGACCGTCGTGGGCAGGAAAAATGTTTGCAGGTTGTGTCTTTATCTCAGGAAGCGAATACTCATCTTGTGATCGATGTTCACTTTCTccagtgactgaaaacaaaataatagtaataatttaAAATTTTAAGTCACTTTTCCATCGATACCCTCAGACATTTGGAGTGTCTCCTTCAGGATGTTCGTCATCCTTTTGGACATTTAATATTTAGAATTTATTTCAATGTTGAAAGATGTTTGAAGAGGTTTCATCAAAGAAATGTTgaagaacacaaacagcaacattCCGAGTCGACCCTCTGACCTTTCGGAACTCGTCGAAGGAGATGGCGTCGTCTTTGTCCAGGTCGGCCTCCTGGATGGCTCGCTCGGcgatgctctgcagctgctcctccgTCACCTGCATCCCCAGCATCGCCCGTAACACCTGTGATTTACAACTGATCAGTAATGTAGTTCAGATCCCTcagacagacatttttctgtagAATCTAGAAGCTTCATTTCCTCGTCCACAAACTTACTTGTGGTGCACCTCAAGGGTCCATCCTGGGccctgttatttttatttttatttactttgctTGGTCACATAATCAGTAGAGATAATATATCACTTcatttctatgcagatgatacatgATTATATGTTCCTGTCATTCCTTTTGATAGAACTAGTTTGGTTGCCCGAACAGATTGCTCTGAAGGACGTCTCCTATTGTTCTTCAGGGATGAGACTGATTGAGGACATGATTTCAATTTTCAGTTTCACCGTGACGTATTTTTGGGTTTTCAAACTGACAAACTTTTTGTTGAAGTCGTCCCTTTTTTGCACTGCAGGAACTCAATGTCGTGAAGTACTGATGTTCTGACACAAACCAAGTCATTCTGTGTTGATTCAGTGCAGAGACGAGTTAAAGAGCTACAGACCTGAAGAAGCTCCGCTCTGGAAatctttccatctctgtcctGATCATATAGCTGGAAAGcaactgaacacacagacagacagctatTAAATCATTTTCTGAGAGGAGCTAAGTGCATCAGAGGTCTAGAAATGAAACGTTGAGGCATAACATGCCAAACTGGACCAACATTTGAGTTtcctggtgctgctgttggcCGGTTCCTTCTGGGTTCGGTTTGTTTCTGAAGGCCGGAAATGAGCCAGAATCCGAACGAAGGAGGTAAAGTCCACTGCTTCCtgtctggagagagagaggaaagggaaatgtttcctgtttcctgttcaaAGTAACTAACAAGACACAGGATAAAACATGAGCTGCTGTGAGAGAGTTGTGTTTGCCATATGAAGGAGTGAATCTGTGTTCATAACTGTCCTCCATCTGATCCGCTCTGTTCATTCCTGCTTCAGACAGCTTTGTGATTTAGAACCAACACAAATAACATTGTGATGGTTTACATGACTGAACCCAAAGCTGCCGGACTGCAGAagaagtcagtcagtgtgtatgtgaagTAACTGTTTCTGTGACGTCGTTAAAGGTCtgaaactgaataaaacagcattacGGTTCTTTAATTTTCTAAAAGCAGGAGGATTCGCAGGCTGCTGTACCCCGGAGAGAAAAAGCTGCCGATGATTCTGTCTCCGATGGGGTTCAGGGCCAGTTCCCGAAGTTCTCCGAAGTCCTGAGGCCTGAGACGCAGACAGAGAGCTTTTAGTACGCTAACGCCACGAAGCCGCCGCTGACATTAAAACAACTGATGTCAGTTTAACGTCATCCAGCAGCATCATAAACTAATGTTGAGCTGAATCAACGGCTCTTTAAAACAGAACATCAAAACCTTCATGAAGGAAGAATTCATCAACACAACCACCAGAAAAACTGTTAGCATCGTACTTCCTCTGTTCATTTTGTCTCAGTTTGTGGTTTATCAGAGAAGCTGGGACCCACCTGAGCTGTCCACTCTTGTCTTTGTCCAGAAAGTCAAACCTC encodes:
- the chp2 gene encoding calcineurin B homologous protein 2, translating into MGSSSSSMNDVPNGQQLMQETGFSAATILRLYERFDFLDKDKSGQLRPQDFGELRELALNPIGDRIIGSFFSPGQEAVDFTSFVRILAHFRPSETNRTQKEPANSSTRKLKFAFQLYDQDRDGKISRAELLQVLRAMLGMQVTEEQLQSIAERAIQEADLDKDDAISFDEFRKSLEKVNIDHKMSIRFLR